The following coding sequences lie in one Arabidopsis thaliana chromosome 3, partial sequence genomic window:
- a CDS encoding uncharacterized protein (unknown protein; Has 30201 Blast hits to 17322 proteins in 780 species: Archae - 12; Bacteria - 1396; Metazoa - 17338; Fungi - 3422; Plants - 5037; Viruses - 0; Other Eukaryotes - 2996 (source: NCBI BLink).): MAAMHSGGLHVTAEGSYMAAFSGGLHVTAEGDIVSIDHLRKIRKNKVQKII; the protein is encoded by the coding sequence ATGGCCGCCATGCACTCGGGAGGTCTGCACGTGACAGCAGAGGGCTCGTACATGGCCGCGTTCTCGGGAGGTTTGCACGTGACAGCAGAGGGCGATATCGTCTCTATTGATCATTTACGGAAAATCAGGAAGAACAAagtacaaaaaattatataa
- a CDS encoding uncharacterized protein (unknown protein; Has 30201 Blast hits to 17322 proteins in 780 species: Archae - 12; Bacteria - 1396; Metazoa - 17338; Fungi - 3422; Plants - 5037; Viruses - 0; Other Eukaryotes - 2996 (source: NCBI BLink).) — protein MLMRERIRDSLPQRLSSPSPTSDRDGNESSMIKLGDVSSRSDKIDMVSHRVDEQKHDIDGIRQDSDLYDVEIQRSTEFSNKDRREEEERDDERYTKHYHLQEDSGKRYPESSRFITSHDHPSRLSDEPKPSRFITSHDDEYSPSHGKINVLLRNDKTKRLESISRECSDSSRHSEDGRERDTYRYESSPLSQVGSSVADFQDESSRLVSSDSRSFGCVNDSDERRRHDYDGNLCVPQVLRTRRVDDYVGRNSPRDQQVRDLSRGDHDSPVVSRCVKEIVDEARDNYHIGSDIAMREFPSVRHEVNNVARENDLFMQRRGSLSKSHVCGSNIADVDAADTHLEFSRKERMADHYESVKEDYPFVELGSRVVDERDDHYRNFRNEERKVVYLDNKCQVLRKDYLYDGVDSKKNLDFSEPYAVVDRDDKASQSITRCLNKEREAYLDNERNAVFSDDKRQELRNEYHPGNDGRIHSDVDMADIVVDQDGRGVQLQRRCLNKGKAAYLDNERKDVYLNYKIQQLEKDYDSRSDAKIYPDDVNRLDILADWERENSRGLRYRGGSLNDRREAYLQCESQQLLNDYETNSYGIMHPDVNKSDTLEDREDSRGLRYRGGSLNDKKEAYMQCERQRLLNDYETNSYGMMHPHVNKSDTLVDHEDGRGRRYRGVSLNDKKEAYLQCERQRLLNDHETDSYVMRHPDVNKSDILVDHEDARGRRYGGVSLNDKKDAYLQCENQQLLNDYETDSYVMMPPDVNRSDILVDHEDARGLRYRGVSLNDRKEAYFQSESQQLLKDHETNSFGMMHPSLNKSDILVNGEEARALERRRGSFDDGEESYMDYKRGDAYLHYESQQLKKDHDYGIDDRIYRDVNSSDIIVDHGDAKALELRRVAFIDRNEAYLDNESKDVYQHYNKQQLKYYDSGIDERMYPAVTKAEIVDRGGARALERKGMSSNDGREAYLPYESQQLLRDHEIDSYGVMHPDVSRSSAGKQDEEALRGRRYLFDDRDQVYLDDERLQRRNGGDVKVYANMRYQDGRQEVYHSNDSILRTRDDYGLRDNASEVMHENMPYDYNYRDAKQSRMSYEKADSKRFREHEVAYDYRDKLGNYAVDGGISREQFRYSADERNSGNVDHTSTRRRRLSAKERLGGRVEEDSRVHVKHRLHQVRNPNLKGKSHKRYLS, from the coding sequence ATGTTAATGAGAGAGCGGATTCGCGATTCTCTGCCTCAACGATTGTCGTCACCTTCTCCGACGAGTGACCGTGACGGGAACGAGTCGAGCATGATTAAACTCGGCGATGTTTCAAGCCGTTCCGATAAAATCGATATGGTTTCTCACAGAGTCGACGAACAGAAACACGATATTGACGGAATCCGGCAAGATTCTGATCTGTACGATGTAGAGATTCAAAGAAGCACTGAATTTTCTAATAAGGACcgacgagaagaagaagagagagacgaTGAACGTTATACGAAACATTATCATCTTCAGGAAGATTCCGGCAAACGTTATCCGGAATCATCGAGATTCATCACATCGCATGATCATCCATCGAGATTGAGCGACGAACCTAAGCCCTCTAGATTCATCACATCGCATGATGATGAGTATTCTCCATCTCATGGGAAGATTAATGTGTTGCTAAGGAACGATAAAACTAAACGATTGGAATCGATTTCTCGTGAGTGTAGTGATTCATCTCGTCATAGTGAAGAtggtagagagagagatacttATAGATATGAATCATCCCCTCTGTCACAAGTTGGGTCTAGTGTTGCTGATTTCCAAGATGAAAGCTCTAGGCTTGTAAGTTCAGATTCTAGATCTTTCGGTTGTGTGAATGATTCcgatgagagaagaagacatgatTATGATGGGAATCTTTGTGTACCACAGGTTCTACGTACTAGACGTGTCGATGATTATGTTGGTAGAAACTCACCAAGGGATCAACAAGTTAGAGATTTAAGTCGTGGAGACCATGATTCACCAGTTGTGAGCAGGTGTGTCAAAGAGATAGTGGATGAAGCTCGGGATAATTATCATATAGGCTCTGATATAGCAATGAGAGAGTTTCCCAGTGTTAGGCATGAGGTCAATAATGTGGCTAGAGAGAATGATCTTTTTATGCAGAGGAGAGGATCTTTATCAAAATCCCATGTCTGTGGTTCAAATATAGCTGATGTTGATGCGGCCGATACCCATCTTGAGTTTAGCAGGAAAGAGAGGATGGCTGACCATTATGAGTCTGTGAAGGAAGATTATCCTTTTGTGGAGTTGGGATCAAGAGTGGTGGATGAACGAGATGATCACTACAGGAACTTCCGTAACGAAGAAAGAAAGGTTGTTTATTTGGATAACAAATGTCAAGTACTGAGAAAGGATTATCTATATGATGGTGTTGAcagtaagaagaatcttgattTCAGTGAACCATATGCTGTAGTAGATCGAGATGATAAAGCTTCACAGAGCATAACACGTTGCTTAAATAAAGAAAGGGAAGCATATTTGGATAATGAGAGAAATGCTGTTTTTTCAGATGATAAAAGACAGGAACTGAGAAACGAGTATCACCCTGGCAATGATGGTAGGATACATTCTGATGTAGATATGGCAGATATTGTGGTAGATCAGGATGGAAGAGGAGTGCAGCTTCAACGACGATGCTTAAACAAAGGAAAGGCAGCATACTTGGATAATGAAAGGAAGGATGTTTATCTGAATTACAAAATCCAACAACTGGAGAAAGATTATGACTCTCGCTCTGATGCTAAGATTTATCCTGATGATGTCAACAGATTAGATATTCTAGCAGACTGGGAACGGGAAAATTCCAGAGGTCTAAGGTATAGAGGAGGGTCCTTAAATGATAGAAGGGAAGCTTACTTGCAATGTGAAAGCCAGCAACTCCTAAATGATTATGAAACTAACTCCTATGGCATAATGCATCCCGATGTCAACAAATCAGATACTCTGGAAGACCGGGAAGATTCCAGAGGTCTAAGGTATAGAGGAGGGTCCTTGAATGATAAAAAGGAAGCATACATGCAATGTGAAAGACAGAGACTCCTAAATGATTATGAAACTAACTCCTATGGCATGATGCATCCCCATGTCAACAAATCAGATACTCTGGTAGACCATGAAGATGGCAGAGGTCGGAGGTATAGAGGAGTTTCCTTGAATGATAAAAAGGAAGCATACTTGCAATGTGAAAGGCAGCGACTCCTAAACGATCATGAAACTGACTCTTACGTCATGAGGCATCCCGATGTCAACAAATCAGATATTCTGGTAGACCATGAAGATGCCAGAGGTCGGAGGTATGGAGGAGTGTCCTTGAATGATAAAAAGGACGCATACTTGCAATGTGAAAACCAGCAACTCCTAAACGATTATGAAACTGACTCTTATGTCATGATGCCTCCTGATGTCAACAGATCAGATATTCTAGTAGACCATGAAGATGCAAGAGGTCTAAGGTATAGAGGAGTATCCTTAAATGATCGAAAGGAAGCATATTTTCAAAGTGAAAGCCAGCAACTCCTAAAAGATCATGAAACTAACTCTTTTGGCATGATGCATCCCAGTCTCAATAAATCAGATATTCTTGTAAACGGGGAAGAAGCCAGAGCTCTTGAGCGTAGAAGAGGATCCTTCGATGATGGAGAGGAATCATACATGGATTATAAAAGGGGGGATGCATATCTGCATTACGAAAGCCAACAACTTAAGAAAGATCATGACTATGGCATTGATGACAGGATATATCGTGATGTCAACTCGTCAGATATTATAGTAGACCATGGAGATGCCAAGGCGCTAGAGCTTAGGAGAGTAGCCTTCATTGATAGAAATGAAGCGTATTTGGATAATGAAAGCAAGGATGTTTATCAGCATTACAATAAACAACAACTGAAGTACTACGACTCTGGCATTGATGAGAGGATGTATCCTGCTGTCACCAAAGCAGAGATTGTGGACCGAGGAGGTGCTAGAGCTCTAGAGCGTAAAGGAATGTCCTCGAATGACGGAAGGGAAGCCTATTTGCCCTATGAAAGCCAGCAACTCCTAAGAGATCATGAAATTGATTCGTATGGGGTGATGCATCCTGATGTCAGTAGATCATCAGCTGGCAAGCAAGATGAGGAAGCTCTTCGAGGCAGGAGATATCTTTTTGATGACCGAGATCAAGTCTACTTGGATGATGAGCGTTTGCAACGACGTAATGGTGGTGATGTTAAAGTTTATGCCAATATGAGATATCAAGATGGTAGACAAGAGGTTTATCATTCGAATGATTCAATTTTGCGTACAAGAGATGATTATGGTCTTAGAGACAACGCAAGTGAGGTTATGCATGAGAATATGCCTTATGATTACAACTACAGGGATGCTAAGCAATCAAGAATGTCTTATGAGAAGGCAGATAGTAAAAGGTTCCGTGAACATGAAGTAGCATATGATTACAGAGACAAGCTAGGGAACTATGCAGTGGATGGAGGAATAAGCAGAGAACAATTCCGATACTCAGCTGATGAAAGGAATTCTGGTAATGTTGATCACACATCAACTCGACGCCGTCGATTATCTGCAAAGGAGCGGTTAGGTGGGCgtgttgaagaagattcacGTGTTCATGTGAAACATAGACTGCATCAGGTTAGAAACCCAAACCTAAAAGGTAAGTCCCATAAGAGGTACCTCTCCTGA
- a CDS encoding uncharacterized protein (Plant protein of unknown function; CONTAINS InterPro DOMAIN/s: Protein of unknown function DUF247, plant (InterPro:IPR004158); BEST Arabidopsis thaliana protein match is: Plant protein of unknown function (DUF247) (TAIR:AT3G44710.1); Has 1313 Blast hits to 861 proteins in 17 species: Archae - 0; Bacteria - 0; Metazoa - 0; Fungi - 0; Plants - 1313; Viruses - 0; Other Eukaryotes - 0 (source: NCBI BLink).) — translation MNHREEAKRANNDEDNGGIDIVVEKSHDLISGGSVPKLLKKSAGGEKCCIFRIHQRLRNNNYKDAYEPRVLSIGPYHHGKEHLQMIQEHKHRFLGIFMDEAQKKGVDMKDLIEAVSELEEDIRESYSESLYNGDVSGRKKLIDMMVLDCCFILILFLVVARKVSYPERVKDPIFGMKWILTAKGVTYYFWRIRFLSFFFKLFMTNRRLGRQEG, via the coding sequence ATGAACCATCGTGAAGAAGCAAAGAGGGCAAACAATGATGAAGACAACGGTGGTATAGATATAGTTGTAGAAAAATCTCATGATTTAATTTCAGGAGGGTCGGTCCCGAAGCTTCTCAAGAAATCAGCCGGTGGAGAAAAGTGTTGCATCTTTAGAATCCATCAGAGACTCCGGAACAACAACTACAAGGACGCTTACGAACCAAGGGTTCTCTCAATCGGTCCATACCATCATGGAAAAGAACATCTCCAAATGATTCAAGAGCACAAACATCGATTTCTCGGGATCTTCATGGATGAAGCTCAAAAGAAGGGTGTGGATATGAAGGATTTGATAGAAGCAGTGTCAGAGTTGGAAGAAGATATAAGAGAGTCCTATTCCGAGAGTCTTTATAATGGTGATGTATCTGGTCGGAAGAAATTGATTGATATGATGGTTCttgattgttgtttcattCTGATTTTGTTCCTGGTGGTAGCTAGAAAAGTCAGCTACCCTGAGCGTGTGAAGGATCCTATTTTCGGAATGAAATGGATTTTAACGGCTAAAGGAGTGACCTACTACTTTTGGAGAATCAGgttcctttctttcttcttcaaactatTTATGACAAATCGAAGATTGGGACGTCAAGAGGGCTAG